A window of the Thunnus albacares chromosome 15, fThuAlb1.1, whole genome shotgun sequence genome harbors these coding sequences:
- the asmt2 gene encoding acetylserotonin O-methyltransferase 2, with the protein MAEHLSQSELDYPFKLLEYFNGFRVSKVIFSACELGVFDLLLKSQEPLSAQHVARELGTSVDGIERLLDALVGIEILEVETTAGTAFYSSTDVANLYLAKGSAKSLHDMIIYQSQTIYPLWNNMVDAVREGKNQNEKTFGLPSEDIFQAIYRSEEEMLKFMGLMNSSWVLDGHDIVTAFNLSCYQNIVDLGGCTGALAREMAKAYPSSSVTVFDLPQVVETAQKHFCQENDAVVFQSGDFFSGEIPPADLYVLARIIHDWPEDKCLTLLKKIYDTCKPGGGVLLVEAMLFENRRGPVMAQIFSLNMLVQAEGRERPPSEYTHMLNQTGFRNVQVCRTGKSYDAILAIR; encoded by the exons GTGATATTTTCAGCCTGTGAACTGGGAGTGTTCGACCTCCTGCTGAAGTCTCAGGAGCCCCTGAGCGCCCAACATGTGGCCCGGGAACTGGGCACCAGTGTGGACGGTATAGAGAGGCTGCTGGACGCGCTGGTGGGCATCGAGATCCTGGAGGTGGAGACCACAGCTGggacag CTTTTTACAGCAGCACTGATGTGGCGAATCTTTACCTGGCCAAAGGCAGCGCCAAGTCTCTTCATGACATGATCATCTACCAATCACAGACCATCTACCCGCTATGGAACAACATGGTGGACGCCGTCAG GGAGGGCAAGAATCAGAATGAGAAGACCTTTGGCCTCCCGTCAGAGGATATTTTCCAAGCTATTTACAG ATCGGAGGAGGAGATGCTGAAATTTATGGGTCTGATGAACTCTTCCTGGGTTCTTGACGGACACGACATCGTGACGGCGTTCAACCTCTCCTGCTATCAGAACATAGTAGATCTCGGAG GGTGCACCGGTGCTCTGGCCCGTGAGATGGCGAAGGCGTATCCCTCCTCCTCCGTCACGGTGTTTGACCTCCCGCAGGTCGTGGAAACGGCTCAGAAACATTTCTGTCAGGAGAACGATGCTGTCGTTTTTCAAAGTG GAGATTTCTTCAGTGGTGAAATCCCTCCCGCTGACCTTTACGTTCTGGCCAGAATCATTCATGACTGGCCTGAAGACAAGTGCCTGACGCTGCTGAAGAAGATCTACGACACCTGCAAACCAG GCGGCGGCGTCCTGCTGGTGGAGGCCATGCTGTTTGAGAACAGACGAGGTCCCGTCATGGCTCAGATCTTCTCCCTCAACATGCTGGTGCAGGCGGAGGGCAGGGAGCGCCCGCCGTCCGAGTACACCCACATGCTCAACCAGACCGGCTTCCGCAACGTGCAGGTCTGCCGGACCGGCAAGTCCTACGACGCCATCCTGGCCATCAGATGA